The Methanobacterium lacus genome includes a region encoding these proteins:
- a CDS encoding slipin family protein, with protein sequence MDLFTLIIIGIIILIILGLSIRVVNQYERGVVFRVGKVIGVKEPGLRLIIPVVDRMVKASLQIVTMPIPSQKIITEDNVSIDVAAVAYFKIMDPYKAVVEVENYNRAVNQISQTTVRSVVGQFNLDEILSETPKINTKIKEIIDKHSEPWGINVTTVEIKDIKLPDTMKRVIAMQAEAEREKRAKIIAAEGEYLSAAKLGDAADIISEHPIALQLRIMQVLNQIAVEKNSTIIFPAPLMNSITDISNFLKTENMGAEEKK encoded by the coding sequence ATGGATTTATTCACCTTGATAATAATTGGAATAATTATTCTGATTATTTTAGGATTGTCAATACGAGTTGTTAATCAGTACGAAAGAGGCGTGGTTTTTCGTGTAGGAAAGGTCATTGGAGTGAAAGAGCCAGGTTTAAGGCTCATAATTCCAGTTGTGGACAGAATGGTTAAGGCATCGCTGCAGATCGTTACAATGCCCATACCTTCCCAGAAAATTATAACCGAAGACAACGTGTCCATTGATGTGGCAGCTGTTGCTTACTTCAAAATAATGGACCCTTACAAAGCAGTTGTGGAAGTTGAAAATTACAACAGAGCAGTTAACCAGATATCTCAAACTACTGTGAGGAGTGTTGTGGGTCAGTTTAATCTCGATGAAATACTTTCGGAAACACCCAAGATAAACACCAAAATAAAGGAAATTATCGACAAACACAGCGAACCATGGGGGATAAATGTAACCACAGTTGAAATTAAAGATATTAAACTTCCGGATACCATGAAGCGGGTTATTGCCATGCAAGCTGAAGCAGAAAGGGAAAAAAGAGCCAAGATTATTGCTGCAGAAGGAGAGTACTTATCTGCAGCCAAACTTGGAGATGCTGCAGACATCATTTCTGAACATCCAATTGCTCTTCAGCTTAGAATTATGCAGGTACTAAACCAGATAGCTGTTGAGAAAAATTCAACAATAATATTCCCAGCTCCTCTGATGAACAGTATTACGGATATTTCCAACTTCCTAAAAACTGAAAATATGGGTGCCGAAGAGAAAAAATAG
- a CDS encoding C39 family peptidase, whose amino-acid sequence MLAVLMIFGLALVMNVGSVSAANTTNTTVQSHTTVQSTVTTSKNVTTTVKKTTTKKVATNSYGLTTAQIKDGLNRAQTFYNKNNRLPNYVSYGTTKIPIASFQKILTAYGLKIVVKTYANGWVTVKNLVYDHQDTSYTCGPSSLKMELSDYGLSLNEMTLASYSSSNSNVGTTHSGLINAVKKVNSIYGTKLSAWDSKFSSVGWAGLYKYISTNHPVILHIRSFLNPNTSGHYVVLMGLNMNSGLAKIADPSYGYRTLSFNALLTRMNWVVSTGRTTKPVIFVK is encoded by the coding sequence ATGTTGGCTGTGTTAATGATATTTGGATTAGCACTTGTCATGAATGTGGGTAGTGTTTCTGCTGCCAATACAACCAATACCACTGTTCAGTCTCACACTACTGTTCAGTCAACGGTTACAACGAGTAAAAATGTAACGACTACTGTAAAAAAAACTACAACTAAAAAGGTTGCAACCAATTCCTACGGCCTAACAACGGCACAAATAAAGGATGGATTGAACCGAGCACAAACTTTCTACAACAAAAATAACAGGTTACCAAACTACGTGAGTTATGGAACTACTAAAATTCCAATTGCAAGTTTCCAAAAAATTTTAACGGCATATGGTCTTAAGATCGTAGTAAAAACCTACGCAAACGGATGGGTAACAGTTAAAAATCTGGTTTATGATCATCAGGATACTTCTTACACATGTGGACCGTCTTCACTTAAAATGGAGCTGTCTGATTATGGTTTATCACTGAATGAAATGACCCTTGCATCCTATTCCAGTTCAAATTCAAATGTGGGTACCACACACTCTGGATTGATAAATGCTGTGAAAAAAGTAAATTCTATCTACGGCACCAAACTTAGTGCATGGGATTCAAAATTCTCTTCAGTAGGTTGGGCAGGTCTTTACAAGTACATATCAACCAATCATCCAGTTATACTTCATATTAGGTCTTTTTTAAACCCAAATACATCTGGACACTACGTTGTACTCATGGGATTGAATATGAATTCTGGACTTGCAAAGATAGCTGATCCATCATATGGTTACAGGACCCTTTCTTTCAATGCATTACTCACAAGAATGAATTGGGTGGTCTCTACTGGAAGAACAACGAAACCTGTGATATTTGTAAAGTAA
- a CDS encoding YbjQ family protein, whose product MLILTTPNIEGHKIVEYYGLVTGESLLGANVYKDLFSGVRDVVGGRTSAYEEELKKARDLAIGSMEEKTSKKGGNAIIGIRIKYNNLGGTMGNTIMVTVTGTAVKYE is encoded by the coding sequence ATGCTGATATTAACCACACCAAATATTGAGGGGCATAAAATCGTTGAATACTATGGATTAGTAACTGGGGAATCATTGCTGGGTGCCAACGTTTACAAAGATCTTTTTTCAGGAGTTAGGGATGTAGTTGGAGGTAGAACCTCTGCATATGAAGAAGAACTTAAAAAGGCCCGTGACCTTGCAATTGGTAGCATGGAAGAAAAAACAAGTAAAAAAGGTGGAAATGCCATTATAGGAATTCGTATTAAATACAACAACCTTGGTGGAACAATGGGAAACACCATAATGGTGACTGTAACCGGAACTGCAGTTAAATATGAATAA